The genomic segment TGTAGAAAAGGAAATTGCACAGTGGAGGGAGGAGGCACCTGTGTGTTGCCTCCGATTGTCTTAACTCTGAAAATAGACAatgcaaaacataaaataaactcCAGAGACactttaactctttcagtttgagccatttttttttctaaaaaggcAACTTCAGATATACCAAATGGACTTTGATTTTTCAAAGCATATGGAATGTCCTGTTCTTTTAAACATAGCAGATGTAAgaagattagttttttttttttactttaatgtaataaaaaaaaatcatttatatgTGCTTGGTGATCAAAGTAGAAAACGTGCGTCCTGCGGCCCTATTATAAATCGATAGGAGTCGCTGTAACGCGCCTGAACAAAAATAATGGCAAGCCATGTGCTCGCGAgacaaagcaacaacaaaagctCTAGCCGCGCTCGGACTCTTCTTTTCAACCATCTTGGCTTGCTTCGCTGCTTTTTCGGTGCATCGCACGAAGCTGTGCACAAAACTGCGCAAAAGGGACGATAACAACAGCCGCAATCCGCTTTGTACTGGAGATAAGTCAACGTCCCCTGTTGAAGGAGAGCAGAGCTAGCTCCATAGCGATGCTAGGCTAACGCTTTGTCCATTGGGTTTTTGCAAGGACAGATGGCGAGCATACGCGCAATTTCGGGACTTTTGGGCTCAAACCCAGAACGAAGTTCTTACAAACGAGACGCACAGAATAAACACAACAACACGCGGTCAACACAATCGTAACACGAGTCGATGCAGCTTGAGATCTTACTTTTCGGGCTAGTTTGCGATGAGCAGGTGTTCCAGCTTCCAAAATGTCAAATCGCGTCCGCTTATCCGTGTTTATGATAGGCTCAAAACGACATTTGTCCCTTGATGCAACCTCGTTTTAGTCCAAAACTATTTCTTGCCTATGATTATATATCCAAAAAGTGGTCAACAGTTCTGCTGGCTAACCTGAGATCGCTTTTCTTCCGCTCTCTTTTGGCTTCGCAATGACTGCGTCTCTCCAGGAAGTATTGGAAAAAACACCCTTTTAAATATCCTTCAAAGAGATGATAGACATAAAAGTCCGTTTTGGATCGTCAAATACAGAAAAAGATCATTGCAGCGTGCACGCTCCCGAAACTGCATTGTTATGGAGAAGCCACGCCTCCGCTTTGGATTGACCAATCAGAGTGCAGAAAACACAGACAGCAGACGTCCAGACAGCGATGGCTGCGACGTAGcaacaaaacatttatattcGCAAACAAAATATGATCGAGAAAAGCCAAATAGATCAACCACAACTGTTAATTTTGGCAGTGGAATATTTGAACAACCAAAGTTTTTAGGGAAAGTAAACTTACTTGTCACAAGCGCGTCACGTTATTTAAGTCGTGTATACACACAGTAGGTTGTACGATAGTCATGTGACGTGGAAACGCTATATATACTGTGAACTGTTATGCAGTTAAAATGTCCCGTAAAAGAAATCATGAAACATTTGAAGAAAGTGCTTTAAACTACAAAGGTCAAGTGTGAGTATATTCTTGTATTTGATGTAATTTTATAGTCTCTCCAAGTGGTTATTCACCTTGATGGAGCTACCGAAACCCGCTAGTTTCATGGGGGCATTCTTCGAACCCTACTTGAATgtaagataataaaaaaaaaagattaatttccAAATTCCAGACACGTATATGAATTCCCAGCAGCATTGATTGACCAAACAATGTCACAcaatcatctgcagccagtttTGTTCAAGCAGGGCATGATGTTGTGAATAGACATGAGTGGATGAGTCTTAGGTTAAGAACCATTGTTAACAACCGAGCCGTCAATCATAACGCAAGTCAAGTTCAAAACACAGCAGATGACAGCAGGAGCGCTTTTCGCTCCTCGCGTAAACATGACAACATcacgctgaaaaaaaaaaacaaggagggGCAGTGGAGGCTGAGCCCAATGAGCGGTGAGCGGCGATCGCCATGATAACAACACGTCTTAATTTCCATCCTCAACATCAATCATTGAATCGATCACTCCACGCCCTCCCTTTGGCGGAACGCCCAATTACCTGATTGTTAATGTGCAAACATCCGATCGCTGATATGTCCCTTGCTACTTTCACATCTCGTCCGTGAATCCGTCACGAGCTGTATCCTTTGGTCACACGTCCCCGAGGTGAACATCCCGTGATTTCCACCACTGCTATCAAGAAAAACAAGGCGCTTTAGATCAAAAATGACGGCTGACATCTCGTAGGAGAGTTGCGTCTGCATTACCATGCGACTTAATGTCTTTGCGACGCCCAGTGTTCATTCTGCACAcgccattttctcttttttggcagTCGTAGTCCGGTAGTCCAGCCCACGGTTGTCTTCTTCCTGCACTTCCTTCCTTTAACTATTCGTTAACCTATTTAAGATATGATGTCATGCATGTTAAGTCATTAAAATGTGTTCCTAGATACGAATGATCACATAATCATAGTTGTTCAAATGTTGAagtatcattatttttaatttatgtttattattttaactcattggctacaaTTAATGCAATAAGATTCATTTACATATAACCTATGTCAACATTGTCAATTTTGAAGAAAACTAAATCATCTTGACGATAAATGTGCaatcacagtcaaaatggattggacatctattgccgtcaatggcagcagatgATGATCACATGCTCATTTTCATGCCTCAACTTATAAGTCAGATTTTATAGTTGAAATAATTACAAGTAACCGGTTCAtaggtgtatttttttcttttttttcttaaatatatttttttcatttatataagGTAAGGTTTTCAAATTCATTTCACATATAAACCCATTTTACATGCCATTTTAGGACATACTGTTTAGTGTTCTCCACGTGTATTTTGCAGTGAGGGGGACATCCTgatttcaatttaaatgaacacaTTAGTTGAATAATAGAATATTCAGGTTGCCTCTTGATGTCACATTTAAGTGGACAGATGTATTAGTTGAGTCACAAAAATGTGTTATCAAGCCTGCCAAATATAATTGAACAAAACATTACTGTGTATAATAAGGCTTCAAAGTAGGAAGAAATAATGCTGTACTTTATTACCATCACAGCTTTCAATGTAGTCTTCTGTAGTTGTTCTTTTGCTTTAATGGGTGTGTCAGTTATGTGGACACAATTATAAGTTATAAACCAAAGTCTATTGGATAAGACTATGTGACGAATATAGAATGCCAGCCATCCATAATTTTTATTACACAAACACGTCATAAATGATGCTGTTTTGTCTTATATTATGCTTAATCAGATGTATCCATGGAACCATAAACAGGTGAATGTATCATATTGTTCACTGTAACATAGTTTGTGTAAATCTCTGTTTTTACAAGTTTTACTAATTggaaatgacacaaaaacaaaagaatggtGGTATTGATAGTAATTATACTataatttccattaaaaatagatatacaaGTCATGAATAATGGAATTACTGAACTTTCATTAAATGTACTCTTATAATGAGACactgctttgtgttttttttttggaaccaattaatcttttcttttttttaaactcaatgcacatttcatacacaaacacaaaatctGATCTGGGAATTTTGAAACAATACATTGTCATAGAAAGGTGTTATTGCTGTGCTTTTGCTTCGGGACAAAGATGGTGGCTTGTGAAAGAATCTAGTGTATATCTGTAAATACTGTTTGTATGAAGCAGTTTAATTGGGGGAAGCTTGAGTGAAGGATGGAGTGTAGTTGGTGGGCTTTTTCAGCTCATTAGGGAGGTCTACTGACAAGTGCTTCACCGGAACGCCTAAATGACGAGACACAATGTAATAGACCAAGTTCCCATTGAATTTGACCAGCCTTTTTGTTGTGGGCAGAGGGAGGAGGGCACACTATGGAACTTTGCCATGCTGTCCttccatgatttttttcccacataaaacacattttaatgttttatattgccatcgttttttttttgtaaggtaGACAGCTGACGTATATGACTGGTAGATGTtaatcatttatatttatagtgACGATTATCACTAGGTGGGGAACGAGAGACAAAGGTCTCTTCATAACATTTCTGCCAGGACAAAGCCTTTTGCCTGTCGCTAGGTAAGTCTGCTtggaactttttaaaattaaatgtgatATGATGGATGAAATAATACTTTTGAATGTATGCATGTAAAAATGATCAAGGTCACATCTtcaaacatgtatatatagtatttacAAACTAATCTCAATGACTTTACAGGAACTTTATGTATTTCTTTATCTGTTATGTTCACAGCCATGGAGTGGCTCTCGGGAGGTTTCTTACTGTTGTGTGTCTTTGGCCTGATTAATGGTATGTATTGGGTTAATAACTTATCATGAGAAATCTTCAGTACACTTAAGTCACAATATACAAATTcaatctcatgttttttttttttaaagcaaacacCAGTCCTTCAATAAGCAGCGTATCTGCCTCTCTCTGTGAAGATACGCCCATTGGTGAGTCTGCTTACTTTTGGTTCATGTTTCCAAATAAATGCATTACTACCTATCAACTCTATAAAATCTCCACAGGTGAatttgctttcaaaataaatgcaacaGATAAAGAAAATGATGTACTGACATATTCACTTCTTGGCCAAAATGCTCAATACTTCAGTGTTGACAAAATGACTGGAAATGTAAAGGTTGCCAGGACGCTAGACAGAGAGGTATGGAGTTCATTTTCAAAaatcagaataatcaaaaaccAAATGAACTAGAATTCTAGGAAATAAtgaattttccatttatttcccAGGCACAAGATGTATTTAATCTTGAAGTTTCAGTTTCAGACGGTAACAAGGCTGTGAGTCAATATGATGACaatttgtatacatttatttGCTGTTATGCaaagaaattgaattgaaacaGTCTTGCACCACATTAATGGAGTACTCCGTTTCAGACGGTGAAAAATATAACCATATTTTTAAAGGAAGCCAACGATAACAGACCCATTTTTCAAGGATCCAATTTTGACATTCGTGTGAATGAGGTTTGTCAATTATGTTTTTCTCTTAATACATTGTTACAACTGCAGAAAATTATGTTCACCAGTCATTATAATAGAAACCACTAATAAATGTATTACTCATActaatgaaatgtatatttccccatattttctcctcttttttaGAATCATGAAATAGGGAAAAGTCTCTTCCAAGTAAAGGCTACTGATGACGACATTTTACAAGGTGGTCAGATTAGTTACTATATTTCTGATGTAAGTATCATTTCTATTCTTTCTCTACAATATTATTCTAGACTTTTCCACATATTTAAGTGAATTACACTTTAATTTCCAGGCCAGCCCAATTCATGGGCTAAATCTGTTCAGTATTGGAAAAACAAGCGGTCTTGTCACATTGGCCGGTCAGCTAAATTACACTGGACTGAGCAACTATTATCGACTGAAGATTAATGCAACCGTGAGTTTTAatatcatgtatttatttgtaattttttttaggttttttgtcCCTTGGGGCAGAAAACTGACCATTATGTTTCCTTTCTAATAATAGAATTATTTAACTTTGAGGGGAGCATAGAGATAGTAGCATTGGGTTTGCTACTactttgtttttgcattattttctacAATTCTCTTTGCAGGATGGTGGTGGCAAATGTTTCTATGATGAGATTAATTATCACTCAAGCTTTGTATATTACTTTATTACTGTTTTGGATGTCCCGGATCTCGACCCCAAGTTCTTGAGCCTTCCCTATGTTGCGAGTGTTGAGGAAAATTCAAAATTTGTGAGTTCCTGCTAATCAcacgtgttgtttttgttaaaggATATTTCAAATtctaatcagatttttttttaaatttataggATCATTCAGTTTTTACAGTGACAGCCATAGATCAAGATACTGAAATCAATGACAAGATAATCTACAGCATTGAAGGTGAGGTTTCAAAAGTGTCATCTTATGCTATCAATGAAAGCAATTGAGGTAGTATTCATATGTCCGATACCCTTAAATAATTGACAGATTCCTCAGAAGATAGCCTCTTTCGAATCGCGAGCGATAGTGGCATTATTTCTGTCGCGGCGGCAATTGACAGAGAAGAAATTGGTGATACCGTTACCATGACTGTCAAGgtataaaatgttgcatttctTAGTCAAATAACCAATGAATTTGCATGATAAATTGTACATAATCCATTAAATGATATGTGCACATGCTTAACGACTTTAGGCCACTGAGTCAAAGCTAAACATCCACGGAGTACACGCCAGCACTACAGCTTCAGTACTAATCAACATCATTGATATCAACGACAACAAACCAGAGTTCTTCAAGTGTGAAGGCTCAGGCGAAATGGAAACATGTAATAAAGAAAGTCAATTTAGTGTAAATATAGCCGAGCACTCTCTGGGATTTGTGCCCCTTAACATGATGGTCAAGGATGCAGATAAGGTAACAACTTTCTTCAAGACATATAGTATCATTCAAAGATTATATGATGGTCAAACAAGAATTTGTTTGTCCTCTCTTAGAGGAAGAATACTCAACTAACCTTGGGTGGAGCTGACAAGGCTGTGTTTTCTGTTGAGCCAAAATTCACCATATCTGACAGCGTCGTACAACTTGTCGTTAAAGAGCCACAAGAACTGGATTATGAAAAAACGCACCAAATGGTTGTCGAGGTAAGAAGACTACAAAAAAAGATAACGGCATTAGAGCAATTTGACTTGATATTTATTTGACCTGCAACCCATTGATAAAAAAGTAACTACAACCAAACGTCGTACAAACAAATCCAGTTAAACCTAAACCTTGTGTGCTCACAAATGAATGCATTGTGATATGAATTAACTTTCCGGTTTTGTGTTAATTGTGTCACGACACAGGTGATTGCCACCGATGCAGACGAAGACAGCTTTGTCTCCACTGCTACGGTTACTATTATGTTAGAAGACATCAATGACAACAGTCCCACATTCCCAAAGGATACATATCCAGATTTGAAAGTGCCGGAGCACTCTGATGTTGGATCTGTGGTGGCTACTATCATTGTAAGCACTTGAAACTGTATATTTTGCATTTGGAATCTTTATGAAAGTTGGACAGTATTCTACATTATAGTTAGAAGATGAACATAAAATATGTCTTTTTATTTGCAGGCAGAAGACCTTGACACAATGGACAAAGACAACATTACCTACCAGCTTCTCCCAGAAAGCATGTACGCTTGATTAACCATCTGTTATCAGAACAAAGGACAAGTTTTCCCTTGACAAATCACTGACcacatgttatttttgtttacagACGGGCTTATTTTGATGTGGGGGAACGAACGGGTGTGATAACAGTGCAAAACAAAACGCTGGTGGATCGTGAAGTCAGATCTTTGTTCTCTGCCACTCTCCAGGCCAAAGATTCGGATGGCAAGCCGGCCAACGCTTTGCTAGAAATCACAGTGACAGATATTAATGACCAGCCTCCAGTTATTAACAAAGATTTTTATCAGGCATTTGTTGACGAGGGTTCAGAGCTTGAACTTCAAATAGAAGTAAATGACTTTCTTTAACAGGGATTCCTTttgtttgagaaaaaaaaaagcattctaGCATTCACAATCTGTCTATTTTTCTCCACATTGATTAGGCGACTGATGCAGATGAGCCAGGtacattaaacagtcaaattgtcTTTGGCTTAATACCAAGCGAGTACAGCAGTTACTTCATCATGGAACCCAACACTGGAGTGTTGAGAAACCAGGTTGAACTGGATCGTGAGGCTTTGAATCCTGAGTTGAAAGGGAGAATTGAGCTTAATGTCACAGCTACAGATAAGGGTACGCCTCCCTTGTCTACTATGGTCCCAGTCGTCATCAATGTACAGGTATGAGTACAGCACATTGAGTTTGAATGCTGTGTAATACTGAAACTCCTAATTTTGGTATTTCTTTCCATGCGCTTCAGGATATCAATGACAACACACCAGCATTTAAAAACTCTTCATACAAATTCAGTGTCCGAGAAGGAGACGTAGGTCAGTATTTGTCAataaatttgaatttgtttatacAAGCAAATtctaaataggaaaaaaaaaatacttcaaccaGGTGCATATGTGGGGACCGTCCTGGCTGAAGATTTAGACCAAACAATAGACTTTCATCGACTATCTATTCGAATCATCGCTGGAAGTTTCGACAGTTTCGCCATCCTCACAACAGCAGAAGAGCAGATTTATATGGGAAACATCACCGTGGATCTGGGTGTTGATCTGGACTATGAAAGCGATCGGAAGAAATACACGTTGCAAGTAGAAGCTACCGATGTGGGACAGAAAAAAGCTGTAGTAGCGGTGGTGGTGGACGTGTTGGATGTCAACGATGAAAGGCCTGAGTTCTTACCTTCCAAACCAGTGAAAGTGAAGGAAAACACAACATTGACTGAGCCTATTGGGAGATTTGAGGCGTGGGATAAAGATGGAAACCACTCACTGATCTATGAGTTTGAATCCCTGAAATGTATATGCAATGGTTCTACCTCACCTTGTGACTGGTTCCTTTTAGAGCCGACAGGTGACATAGTGGTCAACCCAGAAACCGTTGTGGATTATGAGCTTTGTCACCAGGCGCTGATGGAGGCTCACGTGATTGACATTTACACCGAGAAAGGGGAGAACTACAGCCTGGTTGCAGGTCTGCTCACTTGAAATCTATGCGTATGAGAACTTTGAAGATATcattgttcaatttttttttttaattttgtggtGTATGGATAGGCATTTACACCATCAAGATATGTGAAGTTAAATTTACTTACCAAATCTTAACGCCATTCTGCATTTAGGACAAATGGAGATCAACATTGAAGACATCAATGACAATGCCCCACACTTCATCTCAGATTCTTATGTCCAAGGTGAGTGATCCCTCTTTTTTTGGTTATCAGCCTTGATAACTTTGACATacattttgtttgtaaataGACACAAGGCATGGACGGAAAAGAATCAATGTAGTAGTCCATCTTTGCACACTTAACAAGGATAAgtaatgttgaaaatgaatgagtgactgCACATAAAATGAATACTTATTTTAACCTAGTAATCTTCTTGATTCAAAAACTTTACTTAAAGTAATGTCTTCCTTTTTCAGTTGTGGTATCAGAGACTGCAAGCAAGGGGACCTCAGTTGCTAGAGTCACTGTGAGTATGAATGAAAGTATACTGTTTATAAGAAGTTATTTAACACATTAACTGCCATGGAAGACTTTCCCAGTTATCTCATTCAATGCAAGCCAAACTACTGTACATGAATAATATTCAAATAGTAGCTGCTGTGGCTCTTAATAAAAGAATacaagttatatatatattttttgaataccattgacggcaatagacgtcacACAACCATTTGCTGTTCTCAGGCAACGGATCGTGACACAGGAATTAACGCGCAGCTCGACTTTAAAGTAAGCGACGTGAAATTTGAGGACATCTTCAATCAAACAAGTGACAGGCTGATGCTTTTTGAAGTTGTTACCACTCAGCAAAAGGATATTTACGTTGGGATTATTCAGTGAGTTGAAACACATAGGATTTTCTGCAATACTGTGGAAAATCTTCTCACATATTTGACTGACTTTTGGTTTATCCTGAATCCAGAAACACAGAAGGACTTGATGTCACACTGAAAGGGAAATATTTACTAACGGTGACTGCAACTGATACTGGAGGCCTTTCCACTAACACTACTCTTGAGGTCAGTCACTGGGTCTTGAATCTAAGACAGGGGCATCAAACTCACATTGGTTGCATCCTTCAGAGGGTTTGTTACAGTGAACAatccatatacatatttatgcaATTGACATGACTATATAAAGCTGACATTGATACACATGATTGGCTTTTATgacagtttgacacccctgtattTAAATCAATCAGAAGGTATCTTGActaaacacctttttttttgacacCACAGATTTTTTCAGTTGACGAATCTTACAGAGTTGGACTTCAATTCACTAAACCCCCAGCTGAGGTGGAAGCAAATAAGCCTGCCATCATCAGGTGTGTGAAGATGAACAATGTACTTTAAGATTGCTAAACAAAAAGGGGCAACATAGCATGAACTATCGACATTTAAATCTGAATCAACTATGGCTGAGAACCTTtgtcaatttgttttaaattaggcTTACATATTTCTTTCCTATATTTCAGGGAACTTACATCTGCCACCAAAGCGCTGGTTCAAATTGTTTCCATAAAGGAAGACACCTCTGAACAAACCAGGTGAAgtattgtccaatttttttattatttttttaatacgtaAGTGGACTGTAAAATTAATCTAGTTTATTCAAGCATGTGCTGTATTATCATCACTAATCTTATTTTTACAGGGCTTCAATTCGCACAATGATGGTgacatattttctcttttccaaTGGGACTGCACTCACGTCAATAGAAGTGAAGGAGATGGTGTCTGTTGCTCAGCATTTTGCAGTGCTGGAACAGTTAGGCCTCTTGTACGTTGTAAGTATTACATTTGCTTAACTTTCCTTGAATTTTTCAGGTTGAGTTAATGAGGCCAACATTTTGTTGTgtgtatttaaatacattttattcagCTTGTCCTGCAAATGTTGAAAGATTGGAACATGCCATCACATGTCTAAGCCAAGAGATGGCAGTGTGAGCCCGATAAAGTGatgataagaagaaaaaaaagaatgatttaaaaaaaaagtgcacaaattTGATGAATCAAAATTCCCTTTACCTTTCTTAAATAGTTATTTAGATTCAAATTGTTAAGAAAAACACATATTTTTAGTGTTTGACCTATTCATACATGttcaaaatgattaataaaaagTCAGTTTAACTCTCCAAAATCACCAAATAATTCAAAGCAAATCATATGTTGTTATATTTTTTAGCTGTTGAATGTCCCttgaaacaaaaacactgcAAAATTTCAATTATAATTCATCCTAAATTAGTATTTTTCCTAGGGGAAAAGAAACagaattcatttataaaaaaattaaaaaaaaaacttgcttccCTGTAGGTTTACTTCATGGTtccaaatgcatgtttttggaataaacGAGAGAATAATGCATCTCATTGATTACCCTCAACTAAAGTGAGaattctctactttgtttcAGGATGGCCCTTATGAGGAAAAACCAGAGTCAGACACTGTAAAATTTATTCTGTATGGTGTCGTGGCAGGTCTGCTCATTGTACTTGTTATCCTCATCACTTCACTGGTTTGCACTCGCCAAAAGTAAGTACTTTGAAAGACTAAATGGATATATTAAATTAACTATTGAGCAGCCAGTAGTAGTCTTCAACTTGTTCAACCTTCTTCACACTCCAGTTATGGGAGAAAGCTGAAAGCCGCGCACGCCATGAATTCTGCAAACATGCTGGCATCTGACAATCTGAAAAGTGGCCCAGTGGTGCCAGGGACCAACAAGTACACCATGGAAGGGTTAGAAGACAATCCCATTATTCTTTCTCAGCTATGATCAGCAAATGGTCAATAGTATTGCCTTATTCTTGACCCCTCATTTTATACTGTTAGGGCAAATCCTGTTCTCAACCTTAACATTGACGCAGCTATGGATTTGGACCTAAATGGAGACAGTTCAGATGTTGACAAAGTCAGGTAAACTGAAGATTGTTTCCacacatttgaatgaaatgaaaaatgaatgaatgtagcaTGTCATTTCCTCTGTCATTTGGCAGCCTTGACTCCCTGACTTACAGTGATGATGCCGACTCCTTTGAGAAGGATGGAAAAGCCACTATGGTAAGCAACACATTTGTGTATGTTTAGCAATGTAGAGGCTTAATCCTACCTACATCTGCTCCTTATCAGCACAAAAtccaggaagaggaagaagaagaagaggaggatggCAGCCCCCCCGGATACACTGAACCACTGGGTATGGCTTTGGCTCAATGgggccccaaaaaaaatgaacacaatcACAGTAATGGTGTGACAAACCCTACGTTCAACACAACAGACATTTGATGTGAAGGTGAAACTCGACCATATGTGACTTAATTTATGAGAAAACCAAATTGCAAGTCCAACACAATCTTGGCAGTGTGTTGGATTATCAACTAAaattttccaaaacatttttttcatgaggtTCTTGTATGAGATGTCAAAACTTGAATGTTGGATTATGGTGAGTATTCTTATTCAGCAAAACCAAAATTGATACCATTATACAAACTAATACTTTGGCCTATACTATATGATGATCTTTTATATCTTCTGGAAAACCTTTTAAATTTAGGCTGAAATTGTTTATATACTTTAACATGTTAAAATAAACTGTACATTAAATTTATCGATTGCACCACAATAGTGATTCACacgaggtttttttttgtggattgtggactcaacattttttttatcatcattttaattaatattcatttttaaactaaCACTTATTTCTGACTTTATACAAAGAAAAATCCTACCTAGGTGTTGTAACACATTAAAGGACAGAaactattaattttttttgcatgtgcagatagtcatttttatttgggCCAAAGTTATGTTAACAATATTTTGAC from the Stigmatopora nigra isolate UIUO_SnigA chromosome 14, RoL_Snig_1.1, whole genome shotgun sequence genome contains:
- the cdhr2 gene encoding cadherin-related family member 2, with the protein product MEWLSGGFLLLCVFGLINANTSPSISSVSASLCEDTPIGEFAFKINATDKENDVLTYSLLGQNAQYFSVDKMTGNVKVARTLDREAQDVFNLEVSVSDGNKATVKNITIFLKEANDNRPIFQGSNFDIRVNENHEIGKSLFQVKATDDDILQGGQISYYISDASPIHGLNLFSIGKTSGLVTLAGQLNYTGLSNYYRLKINATDGGGKCFYDEINYHSSFVYYFITVLDVPDLDPKFLSLPYVASVEENSKFDHSVFTVTAIDQDTEINDKIIYSIEDSSEDSLFRIASDSGIISVAAAIDREEIGDTVTMTVKATESKLNIHGVHASTTASVLINIIDINDNKPEFFKCEGSGEMETCNKESQFSVNIAEHSLGFVPLNMMVKDADKRKNTQLTLGGADKAVFSVEPKFTISDSVVQLVVKEPQELDYEKTHQMVVEVIATDADEDSFVSTATVTIMLEDINDNSPTFPKDTYPDLKVPEHSDVGSVVATIIAEDLDTMDKDNITYQLLPESIRAYFDVGERTGVITVQNKTLVDREVRSLFSATLQAKDSDGKPANALLEITVTDINDQPPVINKDFYQAFVDEGSELELQIEATDADEPGTLNSQIVFGLIPSEYSSYFIMEPNTGVLRNQVELDREALNPELKGRIELNVTATDKGTPPLSTMVPVVINVQDINDNTPAFKNSSYKFSVREGDVGAYVGTVLAEDLDQTIDFHRLSIRIIAGSFDSFAILTTAEEQIYMGNITVDLGVDLDYESDRKKYTLQVEATDVGQKKAVVAVVVDVLDVNDERPEFLPSKPVKVKENTTLTEPIGRFEAWDKDGNHSLIYEFESLKCICNGSTSPCDWFLLEPTGDIVVNPETVVDYELCHQALMEAHVIDIYTEKGENYSLVAGQMEINIEDINDNAPHFISDSYVQVVVSETASKGTSVARVTATDRDTGINAQLDFKVSDVKFEDIFNQTSDRLMLFEVVTTQQKDIYVGIIQNTEGLDVTLKGKYLLTVTATDTGGLSTNTTLEIFSVDESYRVGLQFTKPPAEVEANKPAIIRELTSATKALVQIVSIKEDTSEQTRASIRTMMVTYFLFSNGTALTSIEVKEMVSVAQHFAVLEQLGLLYVDGPYEEKPESDTVKFILYGVVAGLLIVLVILITSLVCTRQNYGRKLKAAHAMNSANMLASDNLKSGPVVPGTNKYTMEGANPVLNLNIDAAMDLDLNGDSSDVDKVSLDSLTYSDDADSFEKDGKATMHKIQEEEEEEEEDGSPPGYTEPLGMALAQWGPKKNEHNHSNGVTNPTFNTTDI